A genome region from Cucurbita pepo subsp. pepo cultivar mu-cu-16 chromosome LG02, ASM280686v2, whole genome shotgun sequence includes the following:
- the LOC111788605 gene encoding membrane-associated progesterone-binding protein 4, translated as MASDQSPPRPGEDAHEDEQKGSSSVKGKAMAGKTLGWVLALIVAVVALFVGLSFKSRYRIAPSFPSPQLKLFKVDELALYNGTDEGLPILLGILGSVFDVTKGKSHYGVGGGYHHFSGRDASRAFVSGNFTGEGLTDSLRGLSNAEIKSVVEWRGFYHKSYTFVGKLVGLYYDDQGNPTKHLKGAEAKAARGAQLLKKQKKEEDKLPSCNSKWSQDEGGEVWCDNGFPRLIQRPLEIALTGKMSKRCACFREDQLGEPGLEVYEGCDYQAKTCRV; from the exons ATGGCGAGCGATCAATCTCCGCCAAGACCGGGTGAAGACGCGCATGAAGATGAACAGAAGGGCTCGAGCTCGGTGAAGGGAAAAGCTATGGCGGGAAAGACCTTGGGGTGGGTTTTGGCTCTTATAGTGGCTGTCGTTGCGCTTTTTGTCGGGCTTTCCTTCAAATCCCGATATCGGATCGCTCCTTCCTTCCCTTCCCCTCAACTG AAACTCTTCAAAGTTGATGAGCTAGCTTTGTATAATGGAACTGATGAGGGATTGCCTATTCTTCTTGGAATTCTTGG aTCAGTCTTTGATGTCACAAAAGGAAAATCTCACTATGGTGTGGGAGGAGGTTATCATCACTTTTCAGGAAG AGATGCTTCTCGTGCATTCGTATCAGGAAACTTCACAG GGGAAGGACTCACTGATTCCTTGCGGGGTCTGTCAAATGCTGAG ATCAAGAGCGTCGTTGAATGGCGGGGCTTTTACCATAAATCCTACAC ATTTGTAGGTAAGTTGGTGGGTCTTTACTATGATGATCAAGGAAATCCCACTAAGCATTTAAAGGGAGCTGAGGCAAAGGCTGCCAGAGGCGCACAACttttgaagaaacaaaagaaagaggaggaTAAACTGCCAAGCTGTAATTCGAAATGGAGTCAGGATGAAGGTGGTGAG GTCTGGTGCGATAATGGCTTCCCGAGGTTGATACAGAGACCATTAGAAATCGCGTTGACAGGGAAGATGAGCAAACGATGCGCTTGCTTTCGAGAAGACCAGCTGGGAGAGCCAGGATTAGAAGTTTATGAAGGTTGTGACTACCAAGCGAAGACCTGCCGTGTTTAA
- the LOC111788604 gene encoding putative leucine-rich repeat receptor-like protein kinase At2g19210 has product MIMEQLRCCLLQISVALAVSFLVTAQDQSGFISIDCGNSKDSSYTDSVTGIKYISDANFTETGVSRSISSDFNSSTLPQQFWYVRSFPEGERNCYTIKLAQGKGFKYLIRASFMYGNYDGKGNAPVFDLYMGINKWDSVVLSNESSITNKEVVHALPTSSVSICLVNTGFGSPFISALEFRLLKNSSYVTDFELLALHRRLDVGSITNETVRYQDDFCDRIWRPYNFPSYKIISTSSTVDSEISNSYNLPRIVMSTAITTDNASAPLEFHWVPGDPNAKFHLFLHFADLEKLQANQSREFNIFQNENHLHGPFSPDYLQSTTLFTTNPMSGESIDFKFVRTNTSNLPPILNALEIYTVLDTSQSHTDEQDVKALTSVKSFYGVRKNWQGDPCLPESFVWHGLSCSYDETPNRITSLNLSSSGLVGEIVTSISELRSLQYLDLSNNNLSGPVPSMLSELHSLKVLDLRNNPLLGSIPSELMEKSKNGSLTLRVGGNADVCASSSCQKKKQSYVVPIVATVSLLLVLLAAIVVWIIIWKKRARKQPIIRLGSLEPKKQRLSYSQIQRMTNNFETKIGEGGFAKVFLGYLDNTQVAVKVLKSSVQGYKEFETEVKLLLRIHHTNLASLVGFCYEKTNLVLIYEYINNGNLKEHLLGGNVRVLSWEERMQIAVDAAQGLEYLHHGCKPPIVHRDVKSANILLNKKFQAKIADFGLSRSFPTESRTHLTTVVAGTDGYLDPEYYATGWLTEKSDVYSFGVLILEIITSLPVLQIDRASSKRYHVSQWVMNLMKTGDIKSIVDQRLRGNFDLSSAWKAVEIAMTCLSLDSTERPGMKEVVRELSECLTLERARKRRNVDFDTGKSNTVTRNFRESEVTPRAR; this is encoded by the exons ATGATTATGGAACAGTTGAGATGCTGCCTCCTTCAGATCTCTGTTGCTTTAGCTGTTTCATTTCTGGTTACTGCACAGGATCAGTCag GATTCATTAGCATTGACTGTGGAAATTCAAAGGATTCAAGCTACACAGACAGTGTAACAGGCATCAAGTATATTTCTGATGCAAACTTCACAGAAACTGGAGTAAGTAGGAGCATATCATCAGATTTCAACTCGTCCACTCTTCCACAGCAATTCTGGTATGTTAGAAGCTTTCCTGAAGGGGAGAGGAACTGCTACACCATAAAGCTTGCTCAAGGTAAAGGTTTCAAGTATTTGATCAGAGCGAGTTTCATGTACGGAAACTATGATGGCAAAGGTAATGCGCCGGTTTTTGATCTGTACATGGGAATTAATAAATGGGATTCAGTAGTATTGAGCAATGAATCCAGTATcacaaacaaagaagttgtacATGCACTTCCTACATCTTCCGTAAGCATATGCCTGGTGAATACTGGCTTTGGATCACCTTTTATATCAGCATTGGAGTTTAGACTTTTGAAAAATTCTAGCTATGTTACCGATTTCGAATTGTTAGCTCTCCATAGACGGTTGGATGTAGGATCGATTACCAACGAAACTGTTCG GTACCAAGACGATTTTTGTGATCGGATTTGGAGGCCCTATAACTTTCCTAGTTACAAAATTATAAGCACATCATCCACAGTTGATTCAGAAATCAGCAACAGTTATAATTTACCAAGAATTGTAATGAGCACTGCTATCACAACCGATAATGCCAGTGCTCCTCTAGAATTTCACTGGGTTCCTGGAGATCCCAATGCCAAATTTCACTTATTCTTGCACTTTGCTGATTTGGAAAAGCTCCAAGCCAACCAATCGAGGGAATTTAACAtctttcaaaatgaaaatcatctTCATGGACCTTTTTCTCCTGATTACTTGCAGTCAACTACATTGTTTACCACAAACCCAATGAGTGGAGAAtctattgattttaaatttgtaagaaCAAATACATCAAATCTTCCACCCATCCTCAATGCTCTTGAAATCTACACGGTGCTAGATACATCACAATCGCACACTGATGAGCAAGACG TTAAAGCTCTGACGAGCGTGAAATCATTTTATGGAGTGAGAAAGAATTGGCAGGGTGATCCATGCCTGCCAGAATCCTTCGTGTGGCACGGTCTTAGTTGTAGCTATGATGAGACTCCTAATAGAATCACCTCCTT GAACTTATCTTCAAGTGGGTTGGTGGGGGAAATAGTTACTTCTATATCCGAGCTCAGGTCATTACAATATTT GGATTTATCAAACAATAACTTGAGTGGACCAGTGCCTAGTATGCTATCCGAGTTGCACTCCTTGAAAGTTTT AGACTTGAGGAACAACCCACTTCTTGGTTCTATACCAAGCGAACTCATGGAGAAATCGAAGAATGGATCGCTTACATTAAG GGTTGGAGGAAATGCCGATGTTTGTGCTTCATCTTCTTGccaaaagaagaaacagagttaCGTTGTTCCAATTGTAGCAACAGTTTCATTGTTGCTGGTCCTCTTAGCTGCAATAGTCGTCTGGATTATAATATGGAAAAAACGAG CCCGAAAACAGCCCATCATAAGACTTGGATCGCTAGAGCCAAAAAAACAGCGGCTATCTTACTCGCAAATACAACGTATGACAAACAACTTTGAGACGAAAATCGGGGAAGGAGGATTTGCAAAAGTATTCCTTGGTTACTTGGACAATACTCAAGTTGCCGTGAAGGTCCTTAAGTCTTCTGTTCAAGGTTATAAAGAGTTTGAAACAGAG GTCAAACTTTTGCTGAGAATTCATCATACAAACTTGGCAAGCCTTGTTGGATTCTGCTATGAAAAGACCAATCTGGTTCTTATCTATGAGTACATAAATAATGGCAACTTAAAAGAGCATCTATTAG GTGGAAATGTTAGAGTTCTCAGTTGGGAGGAAAGGATGCAAATAGCGGTCGATGCAGCACAAG GATTGGAGTATCTGCATCATGGTTGTAAGCCACCAATTGTTCACAGAGATGTGAAGTCTGCAAACATccttttgaataaaaaattccaAGCCAAAATTGCTGATTTTGGTCTATCCAGGAGTTTCCCGACCGAAAGTCGTACTCATTTGACCACAGTTGTTGCAGGCACCGACGGTTATCTCGATCCAGA GTATTATGCAACTGGCTGGCTGACCGAAAAAAGCGACGTTTACAGTTTTGGAGTTCTTATATTGGAAATAATCACTTCCCTTCCAGTCCTTCAAATTGATAGAGCTTCTTCAAAGAGATATCATGTAAGCCAATGGGTTATGAACTTGATGAAAACAGGTGATATAAAGAGCATCGTTGATCAAAGGCTAAGAGGAAACTTCGACTTGAGTTCTGCCTGGAAGGCTGTGGAGATTGCCATGACATGTTTGTCACTGGATTCTACAGAGAGACCAGGCATGAAGGAGGTGGTAAGGGAGTTGAGTGAGTGTTTGACGTTAGAGAGAGCTCGGAAAAGAAGGAACGTCGATTTTGATACTGGAAAATCAAATACAGTTACTAGAAATTTCAGAGAGAGCGAAGTAACACCTCGTGCTAGGTAG